The following proteins are encoded in a genomic region of Magallana gigas chromosome 1, xbMagGiga1.1, whole genome shotgun sequence:
- the LOC105321076 gene encoding uncharacterized protein isoform X2 yields MSPKKRKKIQKENEKEEKNHEGSESTSEGKKKEPSKEGKKRKNEKEDMKKISEMNPKEKEKKEKRAESNVELLAAKEILASPLCSQFDDISVDSRSPAVSVNGDTPLTSTWALCNPDLQNHRQMDIPVTNDRPSDAPIFEVPPADVICLFELMLKPNVQKYMKAIVEQAKEQSGQTVSNYQMADKPYTCNTLPQELPTLTSQTSGWTPYSNYTQPTPWSNHVTYTPEQTSNMPLDAPALTLKTPTKQISTCHTQFQHFTPLQDATLMSNRQSFLPTNNIPPQNTNTQPLENTNIPSLQIQSVSLQNTVTQPLQNTTMASPPSTTSFTTMSPQTTLPATPRRSPRKHCTTPEAADGHMTKLLASYSLSIRREALRKAKEAAKKGNPSKMGFTMTAKLLPAIFTWEELASSRGQGLKSKEGDTRPVLDVSKMTILKEYVAVWCQQNGGQGSYAEKDVNDAVTEQVSYARKKMKSKTSKS; encoded by the exons ATGAGTccaaagaaaaggaaaaaaatacaaaaagaaaatgaaaaggaagaaaaaaaccacGAAGGGTCAGAATCTACATCAGAAGGAAAGAAAAAGGAGCCAAGTAAGGAGGGGAAAAAGAGGAAGAATGAAAAGGAAGATATGAAGAAGATATCAGAGATGAATcccaaagaaaaagaaaaaaaagaaaagagggCTGAAAGCAATGTGGAATTATTGGCTGCCAAAGAGATATTGGCATCTCCTTTGTGCAGCCAATTTGATGACATTTCGGTTGACAGCAGATCTCCTGCAGTGTCGGTTAAtggagacacccctctaacatCAACATGGGCCTTGTGCAACCCAGACTTACAAAATCATAGGCAGATGGACATACCAGTTACAAATGACAGGCCCTCTGATGCGCCAATCTTTG aAGTTCCTCCTGCAGATGTCATTTGTCTCTTTGAACTAATGTTAAAACCCAATGTGCAAAAATATATGAAAGCCATTGTGGAACAGGCCAAGGAGCAGTCTGGACAGACTGTCAGCAACTACCAG ATGGCAGACAAACCATATACATGCAACACTCTCCCCCAGGAACTGCCTACGTTGACGTCACAGACATCGGGGTGGACTCCATACTCAAATTACACCCAACCAACTCCATGGTCCAATCATGTCACTTACACACCAGAACAAACTTCAAACATGCCACTAGATGCACCAGCACTTACACTCAAAACACcaacaaaacaaatttcaacATGCCATACACAGTTTCAACATTTCACACCATTGCAGGATGCCACACTCATGTCAAATCGCCAAAGTTTTTTGCCAACCAACAACATTCCACCACAAAATACAAACACACAGCCATTGGAAAACACAAATATACCATCATTACAAATTCAGTCTGTTTCACTCCAGAACACAGTCACACAGCCATTACAAAACACAACCATGGCATCACCACCTAGCACCACATCATTTACCACAATGTCACCCCAAACAACCTTGCCAGCTACCCCTAGAAGATCTCCAAGAAAGCACTGTACCACACCAGAAGCTGCAGATGGCCAT ATGACAAAGCTACTTGCAAGCTATAGCTTGAGTATCAGAAGAGAAGCACTTAGAAAAGCCAAGGAAGCAGCCAAAAAAGGGAATCCATCAAAAATGGGTTTTACCATGACGGCAAAACTACTCCCAGCTATATTCACCTGGGAGGAATTAGCATCCAGCAGGGGCCAGGGACTAAAATCTAAAGAAGGGGACACAAGACCAGTCCTAGATGTTTCCAAAATGACCATTTTGAAAG aatatGTAGCTGTTTGGTGTCAGCAAAATGGGGGACAAGGAAGTTATGCTGAGAAAGATGTGAATGATGCAGTGACCGAGCAAGTGTCGTATGcaaggaagaagatgaaaagCAAGACATCAAAAAGCTGA